The genomic interval tgaggtcaATCATCAGAACAccggaagagacccaggagaagccACTGGAGCAGAAGAATCGGGAGGACGCCggggcatcggggacaggtgagtatgaattttttttctatgccacaactgatttaaaagttaaaagggttgtccatttttgcctggacaatcgcttaaagaggacctttcatcagattgggcacatgcagttctatatactgctggaacgctgacagtgcgctgaattcggctttcccgatctgtgccccgggtaaagcgctatcggtcccggtaccgtagggctttacagtcagaagggcgtttctgacacttagccagggacgcccttctgcccagcagcgcctatcgcgctgtactgtggagtggggaggaacgccccctccctctgctcacagtgcttatccatagacgagtattatcaggagagggagggggcgttcctccccgctccacagtacagcgcgataggcgctgctgggcagaagggcgtccctggctaagtgtcagaaacgcccttctgactgtaaagcgctacggtaccgggaccgatagcgctttacccggggcacagatcgggaaagccgacagtgcgctgaattcagcgtgctgtcagctttccagcagtatatggaactgcctgagcccaatctgatgaaaggtcctctttatcatGGCTAGGTGCTTACTGTCTTTATTCTTGATAATGGCAGTTGTGGGTGTTACAGTTACAAGTCCATAGGAAACTGACTAACACGAATACACTGTGTGGATGTAGTAGGGGGGCCTGCACTGGAGCCCACAGGACTGTAGTTCCGCCACTCACTACTACACAGAATTCTCCACACAAGACCTCTGGTTATATTGTTACTTGCTCTTCTCTCCTCCCTGGAGCTGACCTGTTGGTTCTCAGCTACCGCTCTAGCCCTTCCTCCTGTAGTCTTGTTGGTTTTTGGGAGCCGTTCTGTCCCTCCCTCTTCCAGTCTCGCTGGTTGTGAGTGCTGTGGTCCTCTCACGCTGTGGAGTCGCAGTCATGCCGGGTGACAGCCGCCGTGTGCGCGGCCCGGACGAGTCTCAGAGCCCGCTGTTGTATGCAGTGTCCGGCCACCCCCAGGCGGAGAGGACAGGTCGTGGGGCTGGGGAGCCTCGGGCAGTGTTTGTGCGGGCCGGCCTCCTCACTCAAGCAGCGGGCTCAGCTTATGTGGAAGCTGGAGGCACAAAGGTGCTGTGCGCGGTGTCGGGGCCCCGAGAATGGGGCGGCGCTGGCGGAGACAGACGTGGGCGCCTTCTATGTGATCTGCGCTGGGCTCCATTCTCCCGAGCGGCGGCCTGGTCCTCCTCTGCGACCTCTTCCCGTCAGGCCGGTCTTTTGCTGCAGGAAAGCCTGGAGGCAGCGGTACGGCTGGAGCGATACCCACGAGCGGAGCTGGCCGTATGGGCGCTAGTGCTGGAAGACCGGGGCTCTGCATTGCCTGCAGCCGTCTCCTGCGCCTCTCTGGCCCTGGCGGACGCTGGGATAGAGATGTACGACCTGGCGGTAGGCGCGGGGTTGAGCCGGGGGCCGGACAGTGAGGAACTAAAGCTGGACCCGGATGACGCTGAAGAGGCGGCCGGAGCCACCATGTACCTCAGCCTGCTGCCGACGCTCAACCAGGTAATGGCGGAGCCGCTGCTCAGCAGTCCTATGTCAGCAGCTTAACCCTCCTGTTCTGAGACTTGTGACTGTAAGCGTGCGCGGTTACCTGTACAGGCATCTGCTGACGGTTTACGTTGTCTCTAGGCCATAAGCAGCAGCACATTGCTCTCTCTCAGGTCCTGATCtagctgcactgatacattgtaagagGTTGGGAATGTGAACAACAACCAATTCaacagtgttcacactaccgtctgtgtccgctgctaatgtccgttcaaaatcttgtacagacattagcagcggacactagctgtgtccatgacattttacattgatcagttaaaaaaaatggacacattagtatcaggcatcagttaatgtccgttttttcttttttgctgtttatgctttctgagcatgtgcagaaaataacggactgtaactgatgccCATCagatactgtccgttatatgtctgttgcccataaacctcaatgttaaaaaaaacaaaaacggacactttctgtccattttttcaaacggacaaaaaattcctgcatgtgtgatttctctgtccgcttgaaaaaaacggacatggttgttaacggacccttaaagggggatctccgccgcaccgttccttagtaataccggtttttaccggtatgtaaattagttctctgggccccagcactgaaaatgcgatgagggcgtccccaccgctgccagagaacaggatcctgtgccgcctctatcttctgctggatcctccccttctttcttcgtctttcttctgacgcctgcgcagttggctctgccactgagacactagtagagccgactgcgcatgcgcgcaa from Leptodactylus fuscus isolate aLepFus1 chromosome 7, aLepFus1.hap2, whole genome shotgun sequence carries:
- the EXOSC6 gene encoding exosome complex component MTR3, translated to MPGDSRRVRGPDESQSPLLYAVSGHPQAERTGRGAGEPRAVFVRAGLLTQAAGSAYVEAGGTKVLCAVSGPREWGGAGGDRRGRLLCDLRWAPFSRAAAWSSSATSSRQAGLLLQESLEAAVRLERYPRAELAVWALVLEDRGSALPAAVSCASLALADAGIEMYDLAVGAGLSRGPDSEELKLDPDDAEEAAGATMYLSLLPTLNQVSGLLCSGEWEGDSSVAAVQMCMEGCQRLYPVLQQSLVKATKRKIPAPQPQSG